From Pandoraea norimbergensis, the proteins below share one genomic window:
- a CDS encoding VOC family protein, translating into MSQIPAPVLDHVVINVKGELEASVDTYRRLGFALTERGHHSLGTSNHLAIFGENYLELLGYEAGKSTARPDVTQAPLGLTGLVFKTQDSHALHAGLEARGVAVETPAEFFRPVRLPDGTTQDARFRTVRLSTELVRNGRTFFCHHFTPEHVWRDEWREHPNGVTDIVGFVIASPNPAVTAALYDRVFGPGVLTASGHDGYALQAGRARVQFVTPAEAERRFGKVETTQDGSERNVALILRTRSLAQVLATLKENRVPSTTLADGSVLVAAADGFHVALQFIEGDLA; encoded by the coding sequence ATGAGCCAGATCCCCGCCCCGGTCCTCGATCACGTTGTCATCAACGTCAAAGGCGAACTCGAAGCCTCCGTGGACACCTACCGCCGTCTGGGCTTCGCCCTGACCGAGCGCGGTCACCATTCGCTGGGCACGAGCAACCATCTGGCCATCTTCGGCGAGAACTATCTCGAACTGCTCGGCTACGAAGCCGGCAAGTCGACCGCACGCCCCGACGTGACGCAGGCCCCGCTCGGCCTGACCGGACTCGTCTTCAAGACGCAAGACTCGCACGCGCTGCACGCCGGACTGGAAGCACGCGGCGTCGCCGTGGAAACACCCGCCGAATTCTTCCGCCCGGTGCGCCTGCCCGACGGCACCACACAAGATGCCCGCTTCCGCACCGTGCGCCTGTCGACGGAACTCGTGCGCAACGGCCGCACGTTCTTCTGCCACCACTTCACGCCAGAACATGTGTGGCGCGATGAGTGGCGCGAACACCCGAATGGCGTGACCGACATCGTCGGCTTCGTCATCGCGTCGCCGAACCCTGCCGTGACCGCCGCCCTCTACGACCGCGTCTTCGGCCCGGGTGTGCTCACGGCCTCGGGTCACGACGGCTATGCGCTGCAAGCCGGTCGCGCACGCGTGCAATTCGTCACGCCCGCTGAAGCCGAACGCCGCTTTGGCAAGGTCGAGACGACGCAAGACGGCAGCGAGCGCAACGTCGCGTTGATTCTGCGCACGCGCTCGCTCGCCCAAGTATTGGCGACGCTCAAGGAAAACCGCGTACCGTCGACGACGCTGGCCGACGGCAGCGTGCTGGTGGCCGCCGCTGACGGCTTCCACGTCGCGCTGCAATTCATCGAGGGAGACCTGGCATGA
- a CDS encoding LysR family transcriptional regulator produces the protein MDLNATLAFVTVVECGAFSGAARLLDIPRSTVSARVAALEAHLGVVLLRRTTRRIALTDDGRAYYERVAPAIAALREAEDQGVPGVSALAGSIRMSVPFDFSFEALSEAIVSFRAAHPGIRFDILVDDSVSDFVDDNLDMAIRGGNPGGDHVIARRIASFSFGRFVNPAYGKAAMPDAPQLAFKSRAAPAALPRSAALAPPAHPVVATNSFALLKQLALKGAGVAVLPEHACEPEVARGELVRWALATPAGKSSPTSSQAGLYLVYPSRRELSPRVKAFSDHLVNTLEAPAEAPGVVSASRSRQRR, from the coding sequence ATGGATCTCAATGCCACCCTCGCCTTCGTGACCGTCGTGGAGTGCGGCGCCTTCTCGGGCGCGGCACGCCTGCTGGATATTCCCCGCTCAACAGTCAGTGCCCGTGTGGCCGCCCTCGAAGCGCATCTCGGCGTAGTGCTGTTGCGGCGTACGACACGGCGTATCGCGTTGACGGACGACGGACGGGCCTATTACGAACGTGTCGCCCCGGCGATTGCAGCACTGCGCGAGGCCGAAGATCAGGGTGTGCCGGGCGTGTCTGCGCTCGCCGGGTCGATCCGCATGAGTGTTCCGTTCGACTTTTCCTTTGAGGCGTTGAGCGAAGCCATCGTCTCGTTTCGGGCCGCGCATCCCGGGATTCGCTTCGACATCCTCGTCGACGACAGCGTGAGCGATTTTGTGGACGACAACCTCGATATGGCGATTCGAGGCGGCAACCCGGGCGGCGATCACGTCATCGCGCGGCGCATTGCGTCCTTCAGCTTCGGGAGATTCGTCAATCCGGCCTATGGAAAGGCTGCGATGCCCGATGCGCCTCAACTGGCGTTCAAAAGCCGCGCCGCTCCCGCCGCGCTGCCCCGCTCCGCTGCACTGGCCCCGCCCGCTCACCCGGTGGTGGCGACCAATAGCTTTGCGTTGCTCAAACAATTGGCGCTCAAGGGGGCCGGCGTGGCCGTCTTGCCCGAACACGCCTGCGAACCCGAAGTTGCGCGCGGTGAACTCGTGCGTTGGGCGCTCGCCACACCGGCGGGCAAGTCGTCACCAACGTCCTCGCAAGCGGGCCTCTATCTCGTGTACCCTTCACGGCGCGAACTGAGCCCCCGCGTCAAGGCGTTCTCCGACCATCTCGTGAACACCCTTGAAGCCCCTGCCGAGGCCCCCGGCGTCGTGAGCGCCTCACGATCCCGCCAGCGTCGCTAA
- a CDS encoding cupin domain-containing protein, which translates to MQSEFNPHADTVSFANMEVRLIEGVSTPRHGSARDLTIMDMTVNPHGGAPMHRSLDEEKTFVLSQGRLRFTVGETTQDVAAGDTVNVAKGEVHGFTNDTDTPARMLLVSTPARHDAFFRAMAALPVPHEPEAVRKVCETYRQVILGL; encoded by the coding sequence ATGCAATCCGAATTCAATCCGCATGCCGACACCGTGTCTTTCGCCAACATGGAAGTCCGCTTGATCGAAGGCGTTAGCACGCCGCGCCACGGCAGCGCACGCGATCTCACCATCATGGACATGACGGTCAATCCGCACGGCGGCGCGCCGATGCATCGTTCGCTCGATGAGGAAAAGACGTTCGTTCTCTCGCAGGGGCGCTTGCGATTCACGGTGGGTGAGACGACGCAAGACGTCGCCGCTGGCGACACCGTCAACGTCGCGAAGGGCGAGGTGCACGGCTTCACGAACGACACCGATACGCCCGCCCGCATGTTGCTGGTGTCGACGCCCGCGCGTCACGACGCGTTCTTCCGCGCCATGGCGGCGCTGCCGGTGCCGCACGAGCCCGAGGCAGTGCGCAAGGTATGCGAGACCTACCGGCAGGTGATTCTGGGGTTGTAA
- a CDS encoding aldolase gives MAHTLTLNNDGATTSPHGRTADIDLDAPAVRTAREELAACFRLAAMHGFEEGICNHFSAMLPGSDRWFLVNPFGLAFEEVTASSLLVCDLDGSIVAGDGVPEATAFYIHARLHRANPRVRVAFHTHMPWATALAMSEGEPLVWAGQTALKFYGRVALDTDYNGLALGNEEGDRIAAAMGDADIVFMKHHGVMVAGPNIAEAWDDLYYLERACEVQCKAMSTGRELRPVPEAIARRTAAEMRAGDPHSARAHLDSAMRRLRAAGVPFDQ, from the coding sequence ATGGCACACACGCTGACCCTGAACAACGATGGTGCGACGACATCGCCGCATGGCCGTACGGCAGATATTGATCTCGATGCCCCCGCCGTGCGCACCGCCCGCGAAGAACTCGCGGCGTGCTTTCGTCTGGCGGCGATGCATGGTTTTGAGGAAGGTATCTGCAACCACTTCTCGGCCATGCTGCCCGGCAGCGACCGATGGTTTCTCGTGAACCCGTTCGGATTGGCGTTCGAGGAAGTCACGGCGTCGAGTCTGCTGGTGTGCGATCTTGACGGCAGTATCGTCGCGGGCGACGGTGTGCCCGAGGCGACCGCCTTCTATATCCATGCGCGTCTGCATCGCGCCAACCCGCGCGTGCGCGTCGCCTTTCACACGCACATGCCGTGGGCCACGGCACTCGCGATGAGCGAAGGCGAGCCGCTCGTCTGGGCAGGGCAGACGGCACTGAAGTTCTACGGCCGTGTGGCACTCGACACCGACTACAACGGCCTCGCGCTGGGCAATGAAGAAGGCGACCGCATCGCCGCAGCAATGGGCGATGCGGATATCGTCTTCATGAAACATCATGGCGTGATGGTCGCGGGGCCGAACATTGCAGAAGCATGGGACGACCTCTACTACCTCGAGCGTGCTTGCGAAGTGCAATGCAAGGCCATGAGTACCGGGCGCGAACTTCGCCCAGTGCCCGAAGCCATTGCGCGCCGCACCGCCGCCGAGATGCGCGCAGGCGACCCGCACAGTGCGCGGGCCCATCTGGATAGCGCCATGCGACGGCTGCGCGCAGCGGGTGTGCCGTTCGACCAATAA